The genomic region GAAGTAAAGCCTACGACAAGATGAAGTAGTGTTTTCTTCTTCAACTGATGGAGGAAATGGGATTCGATAGCCGATGGATTGGTCTTATTTTGGCGTGCATTAGTTCAATAACCTACTCTATTTTAGTCAATGGAGAACCAAGAGGCAATATAATTCCAACCAGAGGTTTCAGACAAAGTAACCCTTTTCaccttatctctttcttttatgcTCTAAAGGATTGTCAGGTCTCATAAAAAAAGTTGTCCATGAAAATAAGATTCgagggttttctctttgaaagaatGGTCCAAAGATCTCTTAATTGTTCTTTGCTAATGACAGTCTAGCCCGCACGCTCTATGCTTTTCCCTAGCTTTCCCTGCAATGAAAGATTAGCTAGTACCCCCTGTGCCTAGGGATTCCTAGGGCATGAGTTAAGCATATAgttgatttttctttctttcaattgagCGTCGGTACATTTAGAGTCTCTCTTCGTAGGCGTGCAAAACTACAAAGCCATTGTTCTTCAACGCGGTGAGGTGGACAATCCCTTACTCATGCTTTAGAGGAGCATCTTTCCATGAATCAATACTAACTCCTCAATCAACTTGTCATGCACAATTAGGAGATATACAATgcatccataatatttttaagctGTATGAGAAAGCTTCGAggcaacaaataaataaacataggACTACACTTTTCTTTAGCAGATCTGTTTCTTCAACCACTAAGGAGACCATCAAGGTTTTATTGGGTGTTCtagaaataaaagaatttgaaaGGTATCTCGGCTTGCCAGTTGTGGTGGGGAGAAACAAAAAAGCTAGcctaaatttcataaaataacaGGTTTGAGGAAAGATTCAAGGTTGAAAAGAAAAGCTATTGTCGCAAGCAGGTAAGGAAATTATTCTCAAAGCAGTGGTGTAAGCTATTCCCACTTTTGCTataagttgttttattttactAGTTGGTCTTTGCCAGGATATTGAGATGATGATCaggaaattttggtggggtcaaagcaaggattgaataaaaattcattaGAAGAAGTGGGAGTCCTTATGCCAACCAAAAGATGAAGGAGGCTTGGGatttaaagaaatttgtaaATTCAATGAGGAAACGTTAGCAAAGTAGGTGTGAAGGCTAATTCATGATACTGACTCTCTATTTTACAAGGTTTTTAAggcaaaatattttccaaattgatCTATTTTTGAAGCAAAAGCGAAGTCGGGTCATTTGCTTGGAAAAGTATTTTGAAAGCTCAGAAAGTAATTATTCAAGGTGCAAAATAGCGTGCAGGTGATGGGTGTGATGCAAAAATATTCAAAGATAGTTGGTTGCCTAGAACCAGTGTAGGTAGTGTGATTTCACAAAACTTTTCCCTACCTACCTCTACAACTGTATCTTATATTATTGATCTGATCACAAAAGATTGGGATTTCAGCTTAATTGATTCCCTTTTTCTCCCACTTCAAGCTTAGATCATCAAAGCTATTTCTCTTTGCTCTCTACCTCAAAAAATCATCTTTATTGGCTGCTGGAAAATCATGGTTGCTATTCCGTTAAGTTAGGGTACCATGCTTTATAAGGGTGATGAAGCCTCAACCTCAATTTTTGATGTAGCAAAGCAGTTTTGGAAGGGGATTTGGAGATTGAAAGTCTTAGGGAAGATCAAACATATTATGTGGAAAGTGTGCTGCATTGCTCTTCCTACAAAAATGAATTTGGTGAGACAAGTGAAAGCTCAAATTAGTGTAAAACACTAATGCTCATTTAGACCCCTAATTTTAAGTTACGGCTTAATTGCTTTTACACTAACTCATTTTAGTGCTatacaagagtaaatgaagcatAATAAACTGGAattactctagtgcataaacttGAACgataaacaataaatgtaaagtacaatgattaagggaagagaaatgcaaatacaagataacaccaagacgtgttatcgaagagaaaactgaaaaactcTACGAAAAATCTCTCCGcaaccctccaagtcgaaatcgattcactagtgaataagttggagtacacgaatagcaaaaaaCCATCCAAGCCTAgtttacccaatgtacttgagccctccaagctcctgctaccaacggacttcttggaatcttgtcttcactagctttccggatcccgcaataccgTCTGATTGCATCTgtcaagcctcaccggcttcttttggcaaatctccaaagctttccaagctccaaaacactttctacactctgaaaatgtgtgaGTTGTGTTTAAGTATAAATCTCATCTTAAGATATAACAATGGAAAAGGGAATGAGAAGAGACTATAAGGATTTCTCATTAAAAGATGAGTAGCTTCCTCTCTCTCAAAGGCAAgtgtgttgtgttgtagaaacttatctagggttttctctttgaatagCCTCattttttgtgggtaatgagagtatatatagtatgggtgaagggtaagaaagtcgcACTTAAAATTCTCAAAGCAGAGAGTTTTGTGGATATCTCACGAGATGATCTTTCTTACAAAGTACTCGCGAAATATAGCCTACCACTTTACttttcagcttccagcatgtgcttcttcTGTGGCCTTTTTGCTGGAACTTTTGCTTGCGAGCTTCTTGCCAGCTAGTTGCGAAATTGCACTAATCTTCATTGCATGCTTAATTCTTTactaacttaatactaaacctaatacaataaaatcccacaaaatataaggaacaaaaataatgcaattacaatattttttgtcattGAATAATACCaatataaaacatagttgtaaatcacaactttacaacaaaaaatactgaaaattgATAGATGTCAACTCTGCGATGTGCTTCCTTAATCAACCATTCATGCTCTGTGGGAGTGTGAAACTATTCAAGCAGTGTATAACTTGCATTTCGAGTGGGTGGACAGAGCTCAAACTGGTAGATTTTCATttgacaaattaattaattttattcgTGACAAGCCTCACTCCATGGAATTATTTGCTACTACCGCTTGGTACATTTGGTGCCGAAGAAATAAGGTGAGGTGAGAGAACCAATGTTGCCACTGAGCAATGTTGAAGGGGAAGGCTATCAATACCTGGCTACGtataaaaatggaaaatcaAGACCAATCAGACTTGCTAAGCGTAAAAACATCAAATGGAAACCACCTTCGCTAGGAATGTACAAGAAAAACTATGACGGTGCGGTGTTTGTAGATTCGGGAGAAGTAGGAATTGGAGTTATTATTCGAAATTCTAGAGGTGAGGTTATGGCATCTCTagcagaaatttttttgaatcctTCTTCAGTTGAGACTGTGGAACTTCTTGCAACTGGGCGAGCTGTATACTAGTACAGGAGCTCGGCTTTGAAAACTCCATCTTTGAAGGTGATTCTGAAATAGTCATAAACTCCCTCCGAAACGGTGATTGGCTAAAGTCATCTATAGGTCATTTAGCACAAGACATTTTGTCCTTTGTAAACTCCCTTGGGAGTTGGTCATTGTCTCACATTGGTAGGTAAGGTAATTTTATTACACGTCTTAGCTATGAAAGCTGAACTTTCTTTTTCCCTGGATGTTTGGATGGAATTTTTTCCTCCAGATATATTTAATGTTACAAGTGTTGTTTTACCATATCCTTGATAAGTTACTTTGaaggttttctcaaaaaagacaaaatgtTTGCTTCTCCTTATTTTTCCAACTCAAAAGTCACGGACCTTGCCTTCTACCAGTCAAGTGGTTGTTCAATAGACAACTAATGTAACACATACGAAAATCTACGTAATCATCTAgctagtatttatatatatattatcaccCATGGCATTGTACTTGAATTCATCACACACAAGTTCCTCCTCTTATAATATTCAACACTCATAGACAAACCTTGAACCCTTAGATCCACACCTAAAAAAATGGCTCCAAGCTTCGAAGATGGAAACTCACTATTTCACTTTGTTGTTAGAGATGGCAATGGTGTTAAAGGCCTAGTGGACTCAGGCATATCTAAGGTTCCTGACCAATACATCCAACCACAACAAGAGAGAATAGACAATCAAAATGGCATCTCACATAAACTTCCACCAATTGATTTATCAAAGCTTGATGGTCCTAACCATGACCAGGTGGTGGAAGAGATTGCTAGTGCTGCTGAGAAACTTGGGTTCTTCCAAGTTGTGAACCATGGCGTGCCTGTAGAATTGCTTGAGTCTCTTAAAGATGTGGCACACAAATTCTTTGCCCAACCACCTGAGAAGAAGGCTATTTACTGCCAAGGTGTGAGCCCCAGCCCATACGTGAAGTATGGAACAAGCTTTGTgccagagaaagagagagcattGGAATGGAAAGACTATATTAATATGGTGTATACCAGTGATGCTGATGCTCTTAATCATTGGCCAAACGAGTGCAAGTAAGATTTTCCATATTTACTCTTACCCTTATTAGTACTATGAATTTTATACCTCCCCCAAACCAGAAGTTTCCTTTTTTGATATAATcaattatacatattttattgCAACTGCTTTGATGttattgatataatttttttccttgaagtTGTTTAGACTTTTTTATGGTACCACTTTGATGTTATTGCTTTTTTAGTTGAAGTTAGACTTTTTTATGGTATTCATGAACGAGATAGGAGACTGACACAAGTGCACTAGATACGAGATTGTCGACTTTACATTACATATCATCTCTAAAGTTTTCTTATTTCCTCCTTTTAGGGAAGTGGCACTTGAGTTCTTGAACACATCAATCAAGATGGTGAGAAAATTAGTGGAGATTTTGATTGGGAAGCTTGGAGTGACAGTAGAAGATTCAAGAATTGATGCCTTAACTGGTTTTAAAATGGTTAACATGAACTACTATCCGGCATGCCCCAACCCAGATCTTACAGTTGGTGTAGGAAGACACTCAGATATGGGCACACTTACTGTGTTACTACAAGATGGGATTGGTGGTTTATATGTGAAAGTTGAAGAAGACATAGATGCAGGAAAAAAGGGAGACTGGATAGAGATCCAACCTATCCCCGGTGCACTGGTCATCAACGTTGGAGATACGTTACAGGTTCATTTTCCAAAACTCACACTTCTTACCAAGTCtccatttttattatactaaaataattattacCAAAGAGACATATTTTCTTTAGCACTGATTTGTTTAATGCAATTCGGTGCTAGTGGAGCAGCCGACTCTAGGCGGGTAAGTTGACATTATTTCATGTCTCCATTACAAAAATATCCTAAAAATTAGGAATTGTGTTAGTAACACAACAAATTGTTATAAGGTGTTAGTGttttataggtcaaaataaaataataaaatattaaactatTCAGACCTATCACAATTAAAAAcaggtgttttgtaaaaatgttatgagaTTTTAAAGTATCGAtagaatttctcaaaaattataGGTCAATAActagttttataattttattatgaaaaataattatggcaaaaatgctttttttctctatattttggtcatattttcaatttggtcctcAAGTTTCCATAACTTTCGTTTTGGCccttataattttaaacttatgTCATTTTGGTCCATGCCGTTGTCTTACTTAAATAAAACACCTAATACTACAATTGTAACTATTGTCAACCATGTAAGCGTTTTTTTGTAAGTGAGATTACGGTAAAGAGTAAAACCAACATAATAGcaagtttaaaaatataaggaacgaaatgaaaattataaaaatctgaggatcaaattaaaaatatggcCAAAATTTATGaaccaaaaatgtttttttgccaagattttttatttatttatataatttttgtatctttagagtttagacttattttttctttagatactttatttttaaatgccaaGCTAACTCCTAATTAACAATTTCTCTACATGTTCCTTGTTAGGTAGTAAGCAATGGACGGTATAAAAGTGCTGAACATAGAGTTCGTACCACAAGCACTCAATCAAGAGTTTCAATCCCAATATTTACTACCCCTAAACCGACTGAGAAGATAGGGCCTCTGCCTCAAGTTGTGGAAATAGATGGGGTGGCTCGCTATCGGGAGTTTGCGTTTCAGGAATACATGAACAACTTTTTTGGGAATGCTCATGATGGAAAGAAGTCTCTTGATTTCGCTAAGCATGATTCTGCTTGATTAATCCTTGATGCACAAATTCTCATTTACTTCCATGTGACTTTACTAATCCACATATATTGTGGTTTACATCTACTCTTCTTtctgttcttttctttcttttttctttttttcttttttaacttctttGTTGCAATAAGTGGGAGGATGATTTGAATCTTGATTCTACTTATAAAAGAATCAAGTAATAACATTAGAAGTGTAAGGATCTTGGGGGTGGTTCACTACTCTTTTTATTATGCCATgctccaaagaaaaaaaactccTTTCATGTAATAATGAAATAAGAATAGTGTGTCAAGTTGAAGTTAAAATAAGGATCTTGGAGTGGTTCACTACTCTTTTTATTATGTCatgctcccaaaaaaaaaaaaaactcctttcATGTAATAATGAAATAGGAATAGTGTGTCAAGTTGAAGTAAATATAATAGTCATCAAAGTGTTGTGGTTTTGAACTTTTGAGAAAGTTACATATATAAATGGGATTAAGTTAAGCATAGTTGTTTAAAAGTAGTACATTACAATGATTACATTTCTCAATTAAACTAAAATACACACTgacattaaatttaattgtcctTAAAAAGTATAATACTATTTGTGTTTTGTTAGACAACACAActgtgtttaaatttaattgtagaacttttttatatacaagataaaaattctactatgTGGAGCTCCCTTTTGGAGATTTGAATCCTGACTCTTTCTTCCTTCTACCCCTCACCCCTCCAAGAACTTGTACTTATGGAATGAGCATCACACTAAAACTTAAGAGTGCATGGTGGTACTATATACAacacttagggtccgtttggttagaAGGGTGACAAATTTCTTCATATacccttttaaaaaattatgcccaattaaaacagaaaaatgacaaaaaaccaaaaaataaaattacctaattatattaaaaaataaaattcttgtccaagaaaaaaaaaataaagcacccatggcccaaaaatcaaaagaaaaaaagaagaagaaaaatagaacAGAGCACCCATAGCCCCAGAAaatcaagaggaaaaaaaaaaaaaaaaggggaaggaGGCAACTTTAAAACTGGAactagggaaaaaaaacaaaaacaaaaacaaccaagcAATAGAACAAAAGAGCAAAGTACTGGACGAAGCCCATGTGTAAGTGCACATGGGCAcatgggcatttttgtcatttagtaATCAAACTTCTCTtaccaattttcttttcattttgaagaCAAAACTTTTTAGTAGTTATGGGGTGAGAAAACCTAGGCTCCATCATCATTTTTCCCTCTccccctcccaaccaaacacctttcaataagtttttcattttcattttctctcctttttggttcATCCTCTCTAAAATCCACTCTACCAATATGAAATTAAGGAACTATACATAAATTTTGCCCAGAATGTACTTGAACGGTGAAGTTAAGACTTAAGATTGAGATTAACTCAGTGAAGGCTGCggtgaaaaaaaatgaattgagtCATTAACCTTATCGGTCTAACTCCACTACCCTACTCGAGTCAACAACACGAGCACAGAATAGACCATAATAGTTACCCTACTCCAG from Castanea sativa cultivar Marrone di Chiusa Pesio chromosome 11, ASM4071231v1 harbors:
- the LOC142614902 gene encoding scopoletin 8-hydroxylase-like, with the protein product MAPSFEDGNSLFHFVVRDGNGVKGLVDSGISKVPDQYIQPQQERIDNQNGISHKLPPIDLSKLDGPNHDQVVEEIASAAEKLGFFQVVNHGVPVELLESLKDVAHKFFAQPPEKKAIYCQGVSPSPYVKYGTSFVPEKERALEWKDYINMVYTSDADALNHWPNECKEVALEFLNTSIKMVRKLVEILIGKLGVTVEDSRIDALTGFKMVNMNYYPACPNPDLTVGVGRHSDMGTLTVLLQDGIGGLYVKVEEDIDAGKKGDWIEIQPIPGALVINVGDTLQVVSNGRYKSAEHRVRTTSTQSRVSIPIFTTPKPTEKIGPLPQVVEIDGVARYREFAFQEYMNNFFGNAHDGKKSLDFAKHDSA